Genomic DNA from Paenibacillus donghaensis:
ATGGTGGAGCTTGCGCCTCATGATGAGAGATTTGAGATTTTGACCCGGGAGCACCAGATGTATCTGGCGACGATTTTTCAGGAAACGCTGGAGCGAGGTGTGCAGTCGGGTGAATTGGGGGCGCAGATCCAGCCAAGAGTGCTGGCTCAGACCTTTGTGATCTTTCTGATCGGCCTTACGGTGATGATGAAGTCGCGCCCGGAGCGGATTTTTCTGGATAATGCTGTTGCCACACTGCTTACTCTGCTCGACTAGCATCTTAGTGTAATAGGGAATGGTGAGTCGTTAAGCCCCGGCCGAAACGGTCCGTGAAGCATAATAGACTGCCGTGGCATTAAAGGTGATATGTAAGGGGAGCGTCAACAGAATGGATTCGGTGAACTGGGCAATGATTCCTAAGAATAAGCCGCCGGAGAAGGCATAGGCCATGAAGATCATGCTCTGTCTGTTCAGCCTGTAATATTGCAGATGAGAGACGGCAAACAGAAAGGCTGTAAGCAGAACGGCCAAGCTGATCTCCGTGACGTACAGAAACTGATAACTCTCGCCCAGCAGTGGAACCTGCACCAGCAGAGGCAGCACTAACCCTCTGAAAGCGATCTCCTCGAGAACCGGATAGGTAATCATGAAGTTCAGCCGATGGAAGGTTCCTTCCGGACGGTAACCGGAATTTCGCGAGATCACCACATTCACGGCCAGCACCACAAGGAATACGGGTAGCGCCTTGATGATATGGTGTGGGGTGTGGAATATGTAATTGTTTTGAAAGAAGAAGCTTGCCGCCATGAGCAGAATGCCCCAGTAATAAACCGTATACCGGGTCTGCTTCGGACTCCATAAGCCAATTAGACGTTCGAGTATTCTGTAGGAGAAGGATAGTAGTACAGCAACCATTAAGGATATCAACATGGGGGCTCCAACCTCACTGATTCATAGGATTAATTCCAGCATCTGGAATGTGACATACCTTGTTGATTATAGAGTGGGTTAAAGTTTATAGTCAATAATAAAAATCAATGATTCCACTTGGAAGGCAGTTGATCACATTGAGTACAGTAAACGCTTTCTCGGCGTCTTGGGAGCAGTATTTGCATTATACGACTATGCCTTGGGGCCGGTTGTTCTATCAGACAGCCTGGAGACAAATCGACGACTTTCTGACTTTGACGGGGCAATCGTTATTGGATATTGGCTGCGGGTTCGGGATATCCAGCAATGAATATAGCCGCAGAGGGAACCGGGTAACCGGAATTGAGCCTACACCGGAGATGCTTGCCATTGCGGAAGCGGGTGGGGAAAAGGTGAGTTATATCAAGGATTCCTTCGAACAGACGGCTCATTTGCTTGGACTTTATGATTGGATTCTATGCCATAATGTGCTGGAGTACAGCGCTGATCCACAGTTGGTCATCTCCTATATCCGAGAGTGCCAGCAGCCGGGAGGCTACTTGTCGCTGATTGCCCATAATCCGGTTGCCAAGGTCATGAAACAAGCCATTATTCTAAAAGATCCTGAACGTGCACTGGCGAATATGGGCAGCAGTCAGGAATATAGCGGTATTATTCAGACGGACATTACGGTGTATTCCTATGAGCAGTTGACAGAATGGCTGCATGAAGCAGGATATGAGATTGCAGAGCATTATGGAATACATAATCTATACGGGTACATAGCAGACAATGAGCTTAAACAGGATGAAGAGTGGCATAAACAAGTCACAGAGCTGGAAATGGAGGCGGGCAAGCAGAGCCCCTATCGAGATATAGCTGTCTTCACGCATATTATTGCCCGGAAGCGGAGTTAATGCCAATATTCTGGTGAACCGGGATTCCTGCTGTTATAGTGAAAATACAACGATACACATAGGGAGGAACAGCAGATGCAAATCTCTGTATTTTATAATCATATTGTGGAGGCAGCTAAGCAGACAGGCCTCAGCGTGGATGAGGTGCTGGTGCAGGTTCGCGGCTTCGGCATCGAGGCAGTAGAGCTGGATTTGGACGAGGCGCGGCCAGACCCGGAGGTGCTTATGCAGTCACTGGAGGCGGCGGACATGGGGGTGGCTTCGATGTATGCTTTCTTTGATTTTGGAAACGATCCCAGTGTGGAGCCGGGGCTGGAATTCATAGATTTGGCAGCCTATCTGGAGGCGGACAAGGTGCTGGTGATCCCAGGCTTCATTGAAAAGAGTGCCAGTGCAGGAGAACGGAACGATGCTCTGTATCGTATGGCTGCTGCCCTGCAAGAGATGTGTGACTATGCGGCAGAGCATGAGATAACTGTCACCCTGGAGGATTTCGATGATGCCCGTGCGCCATTCTCCGGCTCGGAGGAGCTGCTGTGGTTTCTGGAGCAGGTACCTGCCCTTGGCTGCA
This window encodes:
- a CDS encoding CPBP family intramembrane glutamic endopeptidase produces the protein MLISLMVAVLLSFSYRILERLIGLWSPKQTRYTVYYWGILLMAASFFFQNNYIFHTPHHIIKALPVFLVVLAVNVVISRNSGYRPEGTFHRLNFMITYPVLEEIAFRGLVLPLLVQVPLLGESYQFLYVTEISLAVLLTAFLFAVSHLQYYRLNRQSMIFMAYAFSGGLFLGIIAQFTESILLTLPLHITFNATAVYYASRTVSAGA
- a CDS encoding methyltransferase domain-containing protein, yielding MSTVNAFSASWEQYLHYTTMPWGRLFYQTAWRQIDDFLTLTGQSLLDIGCGFGISSNEYSRRGNRVTGIEPTPEMLAIAEAGGEKVSYIKDSFEQTAHLLGLYDWILCHNVLEYSADPQLVISYIRECQQPGGYLSLIAHNPVAKVMKQAIILKDPERALANMGSSQEYSGIIQTDITVYSYEQLTEWLHEAGYEIAEHYGIHNLYGYIADNELKQDEEWHKQVTELEMEAGKQSPYRDIAVFTHIIARKRS
- a CDS encoding sugar phosphate isomerase/epimerase family protein, translated to MQISVFYNHIVEAAKQTGLSVDEVLVQVRGFGIEAVELDLDEARPDPEVLMQSLEAADMGVASMYAFFDFGNDPSVEPGLEFIDLAAYLEADKVLVIPGFIEKSASAGERNDALYRMAAALQEMCDYAAEHEITVTLEDFDDARAPFSGSEELLWFLEQVPALGCTFDTGNFIYRGEDELEAYSKLAPTIVHVHCKDRSLDEGNGGTPKITIDGKALFPSSVGAGIIRLEELISRLKADGYEDTFAIEHFDAVDQLSYMKQSAQWLRSRLAI